The sequence below is a genomic window from Sphingobacteriales bacterium.
TCATCTCCCTGATGGACTTCACTGAATATCATGATGGTACTTCTTTCTTTTTCAACACCACTATCGGATATTGGAAATGCCTGACGAAAAAATCCGGGTATTTTTCCTCCAGCTGATAAAGTTTCGAAAACAACCAACGCCCTACCCTGTTGTTGGGGAAAAACAGTTTTTGTTGCTGATTGGTAAACGACCGCCAAGGGAACATACTGATTTCAGCCTCATCCCTGAATTGTTTCCACCATTTCAAAGGGTGGGCATAAAAATAAAGCTCTTCTGTATATGCCGGGGATTTGATGATTTTTCTGAAAAACCGCAATCCTTTTTTGATCAGGCTGACAGGAGCATACAAATATCTTCCCCATGCTGCAGGATTGCTGTAAACAATCACCACCGGACTGCCCGGGCGGGTAACTTTTATCAGTTTACGAACCGCTTCGGCCTGCCTGTTTTTATCCATGTGATAAATGGTATGCACACTCAGGGAACAATCGAAGAAATTTTCGGGGAGATCAATATCGAAAAAACTACCACATAAAAACACACCATGATCCCCGATTTTTTCTTTTGCTTTATCGAGCGCCTTCTGCGACAGATCCACACACCACCTTTTGGTAAAATTTCGGGAATAGTCGAGATATTCAGGAAACTGAACAGGACCTGAAGCCATGTCGAGCAAGTTCTCCCCTCTTTCAGGTAAATAGCGGTTGACCCGTTGACGGCATTTTACTACATATTCTTGGGCATATTTCCTTAAATCTTCATATTTCAGGGCATCGCCCGTAATATCATTTTCAGCGTCCCAACCGATGGTGTTGTAAAAATCGGCAACAATTTTCTCAGCTTCCTTTTTCATACTAAGTGTAAGTAATTAGCCCTGTTTTTTCTCTCATATGATTAAAAAATTCAGAGCAAAATAAGTTAATTCCTGCCGAAAAATTTATTAAAACTTTCAATGTTCATAAAAAATCAGGCCTCTTTCCCAGATTCGTTGTGGATAAATCAGGCTGAAAAAGATCCTTAAAACAAAGAAAAATATTGATTCTACGCAGTTTTTTATTTCCTGCTAATTGTTGTAATCAGAAAAAAGGTATTTTCAGGCAATAAAACCTAATTCATTGATTTATAGATGAATATTACAAATTTTTACTAATTATTTTAATTCATGGGTAAAATAAATAAAAGTTCAACTGAAAACTGCATTTACTATTTTTTCATGAGAATTGCAAAAGAAATCATCCACAAAATGAGAAAAATATTTTAAAAAAAGTACTTGCAGGAATGACTGAGACAAATATTTTTGCGAGGCTTTAAAAAACAATTTTATTCAAAGAAAATGGACATTTTTGAAAAAATCACCAAACGTCCGGGACCTTTAGGTCAGTTTTCCGACTTTGCTCACGGATATTTTATGTTCCCCGAACTGGAAGGGGAAATCTCCAACCGCATGAAATTCAGGGGGAAAGAAAAAATTGTATGGAGTTTAAACAATTATCTTGGCCTTGCCAATCACCCCGAAGTAAGAGCTGCCGATGCCGAAGCCTCCAAACAATTCGGTCTGGCTACTCCCATGGGTGCCCGCATGATGTCGGGAGATACCAAATATCATCAGCAACTTGAAAAAGAACTGGCAGAATTTGTCAGAAAAGAAGATGCCTTCTTACTAAACTATGGATATCAGGGAGTTATCTCTATTCTCGATGCGCTGTTAGACCGTCACGATATCCTTGTATATGATGCCGAAGCCCATGCCTGCATTGTGGACGGAGCACGCTTGCATATCGGAAAACGTTTTGCCTACCGTCACAATGATATGGAAAGCCTTGAAAAACAACTCCAGCATGCCACCCAGCAGCTTTCTCCTCAGGGAGGAATCCTCGTGGTAACTGAAGGAGTTTACGGTATGTCGGGAGATCAGGGAAAAATCAAGGAAATTGTTGAACTCAAGAAAAAATATAAATTCAGGCTCTTTATCGATGACGCTCATGGTTTTGGTGTAATGGGACCCAGAGGTGAAGGTACACACGTTCATCAGGGCGTAGCCGATGGAGTGGATATTTATTTTGCCACTTTTGCCAAAGCCATGGCCAGTATAGGAGCTTTTGTAGCCAGCCACAGGTATATTATTACCCATCTTCGTTACAACATGCGTTCACAGACCTATGCCAAGTCGTTGCCACTGCCACTGGTCATTGGTGACCTCAAACGCCTCGAAATCATCAAAAGAAGCACAGAACTGAAAGATAAGCTCTGGAAAAATGTCAACAAACTTCAGGAAGGACTGAAAGCCAGAGGTTTCGACATTGGTAAAACAAACTCCTGTGTTACTCCGGTTTATCTGAAAGGAAGCGTCAATGAAGCAGGTAACCTGATCATCGACCTGAGAGAAAACTACGACATTTTCTGCTCAGTAGTGCTGTATCCGGTCATTCCCAAGGGTGAAATCATCATCCGTATTGTTACCAGCAGCGAGCACACAGACGAAGACATTGAAAAAACCCTGAATGCATTTTCTGAAGTAGCCGAAAAACTGAAAAACAAAGTTTACGACAACGAAAACCTTGCATTGGATTTAATCAAACGATAATTTTTTTATTAACTTTATAAATGTTGAATTATGAACAGGTATGCACAATTGAGAGAAATGCTTCTTTCTCTTGAAACAGATTTTCACAAATTCTATGAAAAAGGCAATAAGGCAGCAGGAACCCGCGTCAGAAAAGGTATGCAAAACCTGAAAGTCCTTGCCCAGGAAATCAGATCAGAAATTCAGGGAATGAAAAACGAGGACTAAAAAACCTCAGTTCCTTTTTTTGAAAACTGATTTACAACTCTAAGAAAGACGGCCAGCGATGTTTGAGCCGTCTTTTTTTTATAGTTATAGCATGATAATAAACACCACCCAGGAAATGACAGTATAAAACAGTAGCCACTGCCACGGGACATAGCTGCTTATTTTTATCCCATTCCTCGCGACTACTATCATCAGCAAAAGCTGGTTGACATAATAAGCTGCGAGGGTGGCAAAAGGAATTCCGTAAATACCGAAAAGATTGATCAATACTATCCCTAACGTTAAATTCAAAATAAATTCAACCACACTGGCTTCGAGGATACGGTTGTTTTTCTGCATGCCCATCAGGATGGTCTGAGGGAATATCAACCTGCTGACTGTCAGCAAAAGATAGACATTGAAGATTTTATAGGAATCATAAAAAACATCCGTGTATAACAACTTATACAAATAAGGGCTGACAATCAGCAAAATAACGGTAAGTGGAAAAAGGAAATGCATCAGACGGAGAGAGCCTTTTTTCAGGTCATTCAGAACAGGGGTTAGCTGGTTCTTAATCAATGCAGCCGATATTTCACCGCTTAAAACAATACTTAAAGAATTGGCCAGCAAGCGGGTAATCGGAAATTCTCTTGCTCCATACCGAAAAAGGGCAAAATCGTGTGAGCTGGCAAATTTACGTACAATAAAACCGTTAACAATTTCAGTACTTCCCCCTACCAGCAGGCTCAGCATTATGGGAGACGAGCGTTTCAGGTGAAGAAGAAATATTTCCCTGTCAAATTCTTTGAATGAAAGATAATGACGAAGCAGATACACAAGAAAAACAAACCGCAGAAAGGTGAACCCTGCCAGAAAAACAAGTGCATCCAGCAGACTGGCTCCCAGATACAAAGGCAAGCAAAAAGCGATGGTTTGCAAGGTAAAGGCTGCTATAGCATAAACAATCAGTTCCGTTTTCCTTTCTTTGATCAGATAAAAATATTCAGTGAGAAAGGCAGGAGAATTAAATAAAATATAAATAGCAAAAACAATGAACAAGGGAAGCGACATGCTTTTAAAGAAAATCATACCTGTCAGAATGATGAGAAGGGAAGAAAGCAGCGAAATGAGATTCAGGGATATAAAAGTATTAAAAATGATTGGCTTTTCCCTGCCGGGCTGGTTGTAATAAAATGGCAGAAAAGTGGTCATCAGTCCCGATACCCAGAAAAATGTAAGACCGGTGCCCACCAGCGAAAGGGTCTCATACTGACTGATGATAAAAGTATCTTTATAAATATTGGCAAGAAAAACAGAAACCAAAAAAACAGAACCTGTCCTGACAATCTGAACAATCTGAAGGCTGAAGACCCTCAGGTTCATTCTGTTGCGTAAAAGTTCTGTCAGTTTCATCTCAGAAGTTTTCGTTTTCACGGATTGCTTTCAGATCATCATAATCATTTTCAATATTTTGCGAGGAACGAATGATACACTGTCTGATCTTCATCAAATCGGCCTCATGATTAAAAATACTCAGGTTGATACGCTCGAGTACTTTATTCATCAGAAAAATGACTGCATCTTCAGAAGTATAGCTATAGAGGTATCTTTTTGTCCTGAACCTTTCAAAAAATTCAAAAAACCCGTTGACAAACTGCTCATCTTTCCCTTTGATAAAGGCTTTCACTTTAATTTGGTCAATGTGGTCAAGGTCATTGTAAAAATTTTCGAGAATCTGACTCTCCCGCTGAATGATTACTTTGTCAATGATGAGTTCGAGGAGGATATGTGCCAGAAAATGTTGTTTGGAGGCCAGAAACGTTATTTCGAGCTCTTCCAGAGAATAGCGTATAAGCGTGGTG
It includes:
- a CDS encoding histone H1, coding for MNRYAQLREMLLSLETDFHKFYEKGNKAAGTRVRKGMQNLKVLAQEIRSEIQGMKNED
- a CDS encoding aminotransferase class I/II-fold pyridoxal phosphate-dependent enzyme, with protein sequence MDIFEKITKRPGPLGQFSDFAHGYFMFPELEGEISNRMKFRGKEKIVWSLNNYLGLANHPEVRAADAEASKQFGLATPMGARMMSGDTKYHQQLEKELAEFVRKEDAFLLNYGYQGVISILDALLDRHDILVYDAEAHACIVDGARLHIGKRFAYRHNDMESLEKQLQHATQQLSPQGGILVVTEGVYGMSGDQGKIKEIVELKKKYKFRLFIDDAHGFGVMGPRGEGTHVHQGVADGVDIYFATFAKAMASIGAFVASHRYIITHLRYNMRSQTYAKSLPLPLVIGDLKRLEIIKRSTELKDKLWKNVNKLQEGLKARGFDIGKTNSCVTPVYLKGSVNEAGNLIIDLRENYDIFCSVVLYPVIPKGEIIIRIVTSSEHTDEDIEKTLNAFSEVAEKLKNKVYDNENLALDLIKR
- a CDS encoding class I SAM-dependent methyltransferase; protein product: MKKEAEKIVADFYNTIGWDAENDITGDALKYEDLRKYAQEYVVKCRQRVNRYLPERGENLLDMASGPVQFPEYLDYSRNFTKRWCVDLSQKALDKAKEKIGDHGVFLCGSFFDIDLPENFFDCSLSVHTIYHMDKNRQAEAVRKLIKVTRPGSPVVIVYSNPAAWGRYLYAPVSLIKKGLRFFRKIIKSPAYTEELYFYAHPLKWWKQFRDEAEISMFPWRSFTNQQQKLFFPNNRVGRWLFSKLYQLEEKYPDFFVRHFQYPIVVLKKKEVPS